In Deltaproteobacteria bacterium, the genomic stretch GCCCACGCCGCCGTGAACAGCAGCGCGACGCCGGCCAGCGCGGTGCTGCCGAGCAGGAGCTGCATCCACTTCGGGGCCGGCCGCTTGTCACGGTGGAGCACCACGCCCTGGCCGGCCATGTACGTCCGCTCGTAGGGATCCACCGCGGCGCTCTCGGGCACGGCGAGGGCCGAAGGATCGGGCGGGGTCTCGTCGCGCAAGCGCGGTGATCGTACGCCGCGCGGCCTGAGGATCAAGGGCCCGCCGCGAGGCACGACCTCGGCAGGCCGATCGCTGTGGGCCCGCGCTGAGCATCACCGACGCACGTCGCGGCGCTGCACGAGCTTGTCCTTGCGCGACGCCGAGAGCACACGCGCCGGCATGGGCGTGCCGGGGCCGACGACCGCACGGACCTCGTCGCCGACGCGCAGCAGCGCTGGGCGTGGACCAACCGTCCGTCGCTCTCGATCCGCTCGACGCGGTTGGTGTCCTGGCAGGCCTCGTCGGCGTAGCGCTGGACCTCGTCGGCGAACTCGAGCACGACCAGCGCGCCCTTGGGTCGCTTGGCGCTGAGCTTCCCGCCGGTGGGCCACCTGGCCACGGCTCCGCAGGCAACTCCGCGCTGACCCGGGCCCCTGCGCCGTCGCGGCAGCATGGGATCACGATCACCTGGTCGCGTGGGTGCACCAACCGAAGCGCACCCACGCGGCACGGTACCTTGTGCACCTCGCCGGAGTTCGTTCGGGTCTCGTTGTCGTCGTCGCGCTCGCGGGCTGCCGTGAGTCGACGACGTCGCCGTTTGGTGTACCCGCGACCACAAGCGGCCCCGAAGGTACCGAGGACGGCGACGATGAGGCTTCGACCGGCATGCAGAGCAGCGGCGCGGCCGATGCGGATGGCGACGAGGGTCCGCGGCTCGACCTAGGCGTGCCCGACGGGCCCGACGGGCCCGTGGTGTGCGAGCTCGGCGAGGACGAGCTCGACGTACCGCCATCGTGCATGAACGAAGCACCCGCGGGATCGTTCGACGCCACGCTCGAGTGGGCGTGGCACGGTCACGACGGCGACACTCATGCGGTGGCGACGGCCCTCGTCGCACAGACCAACGATGACGACGGCAACGGTCAGATCGATCTGTGCGACACGCCCGACGTGATCGTGCTCGCCTTTGGGCCGAGCGCCTTCGAGGCCGACTCGTTCTTCACCGCGACGGGCCACCTGTACGCGCTCGACGGCGCCAGCGGGCAGATGTTGTGGCAGGCCGGCCCGGTGTCGGCGTGGGGGCAACCGGCGCTCGGCGACCTCGATGGCGACGGCGCGATCGAGATCGTCGCGCCGACCTCGCTCGTCGGCCCGCTCGCGGCGTGGAATCACGACGGTTCCCCCGTCGAGGGCTTCGCCGAAGCGCCGCTGCTCGGCAGCGATCCAGTGGACGGGTGCTGCGGCATGACCAGCGCGATCGCCCTGGCCGACCTCGATCACGACGAAACGCCGGAGATCGTGCTCGGCACATTGATCCTCGACGCCACGGGGCATCTCATCGGCCAGCTCGACGAGACCGCCCCGCAGATGGCCGCGACCACGGTGGTCGCCGATCTCGACGAGGACGGCACGACCGAGCTCATCACCGCACAGGGCGTCTACCGCTACCTCGGCGACGGCGCGACGCAGAAGCGGTTCGACACCGGCATCGACGTCGGTCACCCGCATGTCGCCGATCTCGATGGCGACGGCGACGCCGAGCTGCTGGTGTCTCATGCGGCGGGCCTCAGCGTGTTCGAACACGACGGCACCCCGCGGATCATCGACGCGCGCCCACTCGGCGCCGCCGAGGGCTGGGGCCGCCCTGCCGCGATCCACGACTTCGACGGCGACGACCACGCGCAGTGGGCCATGAGCGTCGGCGAAGTGTTCGCGATCTTCTCACTCGCGGGCGACGAGATCGTCATCGACGGTCAATGGGTGGTCGAGGATTTCACGGGCGAGGCCACCGGCACCGCCTTCGATTTTCTCGGCGACGGCGCCGCCGAAGCGATGTACGGCGACGAAAAGGTGCTCTGGGTGTTCGACACCGCGATGCCACAGGCGCCGCCGTTGGTCGAGCAGCCGCGATCGAGTCGCACGCTCATCGAGTATCCGACGGTGGTCGACGTCGACAACGACGGATCCGCCGAGATCATCGTGATCAGCAACGAAGACCTCGACGGCAACGCGTCGTCGCCCACAGTGCAGGTGTATGGCGACGCCGACAGCCGGTGGATCCAAGCGCGGCGGATCTGGAACCAGCACACGTATCACGTGACGAACGTGCGCGAAGACGGACGAATCCCGGCCGTCGAGGTCCCCCACTGGCGCGGACTCAACACGTTCCGCACCAACGCACAGATCGAGGGCAGCGCGACGTGCGTGCCCGCGGGCTGACGCGTGGTCACTCGAGCGCGATCTCTGTGTCGGCTTCGAGCGGCTCGAGCTCGACGCGCAGCGAGTCGTCGGCCGCCGACCGCACGCGCCACGGATGGGTCGCCCAGGAGCCTAGACGTCGCAGCGAGGCCATCACTGCCCGCGCGAAGCATCGGCTGACACGGGAGAGCCGCGCCGCGTCGTAACCGAGTCGCACCGCCATTGGCCCGGCGAATGACAGCACCCACTGACGGTACCCGCATCGCGGAAGCAGTCGATCGACGAGCAAGGCAGCGCCCTCGCCCATGCGCCGGCCATGCCCTCTGCCGCAGAGTGGTCGGCGTCATATGAGGGGATGCCTCAGCCTTTCGGCCCGAAGTTCCGAAGTCCAAGCCACGTCAGCTGGCAGCACGAGCACGGGCACCGGCATGAGCACCATCCTGGCCCGCGTGTTTGCGATCGATCTCTCCGTCTGCCCACGATGCGGTGGACCCGAGCTGTCGTCGCCGAGTTCGGCACGTACCCCGGCTCACGCCTCCGCCGCCTCACGCTCGACCCCAGGCCGCGGATACCCGCTTCGAGCATCTTCGGCTCCCGCTCGAAGCATCGATGATCGCAGGCCCACCCTCGAATCGGATGTCGATTCGCAGGTTGTTGTGCGGCGTGGGACGCCGCTCACTCGAGCCCGAGTCGCTTCTTCATCGCCGCGAGGTCCTCATCCACCTGCTTCTCCCGCGCCTCGTCCTCACGGTCGATCCGCTCGGCCGCCCGTGCTGCACGAGCACGCGGATCGTCCCCTGCGGCATCGCCCAGCTCGACCTCGGTCGCCTCGCCGGTCCAGTAGTCGAGGCCCTGCGGCGGCAAGGGCACGATGCGATCCAACGCCCGCAGCTTCATCTTGCCGCTGTCGGGATAGACGGCGATCTCGTCCGGATCGCGGTTGCCGATCGCGAGCAGGCGGCACGGCTCCGCGAAGGGATTCTCGAAGGCGTGCGCGATGCCGGTGTTGGCGGGGAAGCACACGTAGTCGCCGGGGCCCATGTCGTGACGATCGTCGCCCGAGCGCAGCACGCAGCGGCCGCTCAACACGTAGAAATGCTCTTCCTCCTTCACGTGCCAGTGGCGCGGGCAGCTCTGGCGACCGGGCGCGAGCTCGACGAGGTTCACGC encodes the following:
- a CDS encoding VCBS repeat-containing protein, which gives rise to MQSSGAADADGDEGPRLDLGVPDGPDGPVVCELGEDELDVPPSCMNEAPAGSFDATLEWAWHGHDGDTHAVATALVAQTNDDDGNGQIDLCDTPDVIVLAFGPSAFEADSFFTATGHLYALDGASGQMLWQAGPVSAWGQPALGDLDGDGAIEIVAPTSLVGPLAAWNHDGSPVEGFAEAPLLGSDPVDGCCGMTSAIALADLDHDETPEIVLGTLILDATGHLIGQLDETAPQMAATTVVADLDEDGTTELITAQGVYRYLGDGATQKRFDTGIDVGHPHVADLDGDGDAELLVSHAAGLSVFEHDGTPRIIDARPLGAAEGWGRPAAIHDFDGDDHAQWAMSVGEVFAIFSLAGDEIVIDGQWVVEDFTGEATGTAFDFLGDGAAEAMYGDEKVLWVFDTAMPQAPPLVEQPRSSRTLIEYPTVVDVDNDGSAEIIVISNEDLDGNASSPTVQVYGDADSRWIQARRIWNQHTYHVTNVREDGRIPAVEVPHWRGLNTFRTNAQIEGSATCVPAG
- a CDS encoding cupin domain-containing protein encodes the protein MKFTRRDSTFERSSHERTPSPNVPLASGTLALDRWAQGVRFGGGELDLGALGGAQRIGVNLVELAPGRQSCPRHWHVKEEEHFYVLSGRCVLRSGDDRHDMGPGDYVCFPANTGIAHAFENPFAEPCRLLAIGNRDPDEIAVYPDSGKMKLRALDRIVPLPPQGLDYWTGEATEVELGDAAGDDPRARAARAAERIDREDEAREKQVDEDLAAMKKRLGLE